In Paenibacillus hexagrammi, the following are encoded in one genomic region:
- a CDS encoding VOC family protein, translating into MKLNHLNLCVRDLTEAIAFFQHLFEFRLLEQKGDAIAVMNDEQGFTLVLSKMRANLEDYDRYPKDFHVGFYVDTAAEVDQFHQKLQAFGVASEHEPKWMRGGYTLYFTALDGILFEVTSFNE; encoded by the coding sequence TTGAAACTTAATCATTTGAACTTGTGCGTACGTGATCTAACGGAAGCGATTGCTTTTTTTCAACATTTATTTGAATTTAGGCTCTTAGAACAAAAGGGGGATGCCATAGCCGTCATGAATGACGAACAAGGATTTACCTTAGTTCTTAGCAAAATGAGGGCTAACCTGGAAGACTACGATCGTTATCCTAAGGACTTCCATGTAGGCTTTTACGTCGACACTGCAGCTGAAGTGGATCAATTTCACCAAAAGCTTCAAGCCTTCGGAGTTGCATCCGAACATGAGCCTAAGTGGATGAGAGGCGGGTATACGCTCTACTTTACAGCGCTTGACGGCATCCTTTTTGAGGTAACATCCTTTAACGAATAG
- a CDS encoding TetR/AcrR family transcriptional regulator C-terminal domain-containing protein — MARRRRTIEQQDGRGDTMGSGYIPLDRERILGAAIQLLNEVGLKELSMRKIADQLQVKTASLYYHVKDKEELMQLLSDRICKDMVWPDSSLGWQGQILQWAEQFRKVFLSYRDAVELFNQTIATGLERLTQIEHLYQLLTNAGFPDRYVPWVASMLKNYVLGFVAENAQLMATASSQYASYEDMSEQYDQFFRQLPEERYPNIIRLASYTTKTDWEKEFQFGMDVLIGGLTEKFKKE; from the coding sequence TTGGCGAGACGACGAAGGACTATTGAGCAGCAGGATGGGCGCGGTGATACGATGGGCTCGGGCTATATACCCCTTGATCGGGAACGGATCCTGGGAGCTGCGATTCAGTTGTTAAATGAAGTTGGACTCAAAGAGCTGAGCATGAGAAAAATCGCGGATCAGTTACAAGTAAAAACAGCATCGTTATACTATCATGTCAAGGACAAAGAAGAATTAATGCAGCTGCTGTCTGATCGAATATGCAAAGACATGGTATGGCCGGATTCATCATTGGGTTGGCAGGGACAAATCCTTCAATGGGCGGAGCAGTTCAGAAAGGTATTTCTCTCTTACAGAGATGCGGTAGAATTGTTCAACCAAACAATAGCGACGGGCCTGGAAAGATTGACTCAAATCGAGCATTTATATCAGCTTCTTACTAATGCGGGATTTCCGGATCGCTACGTCCCATGGGTTGCATCCATGCTAAAAAATTATGTGCTTGGTTTTGTAGCTGAGAATGCTCAGCTCATGGCGACTGCCAGCAGCCAATACGCATCGTATGAAGATATGAGCGAGCAGTATGACCAATTTTTCCGCCAGCTGCCGGAAGAGAGGTATCCGAATATAATTCGCCTAGCTTCGTATACAACAAAGACCGATTGGGAGAAAGAGTTTCAATTCGGGATGGACGTGCTTATAGGCGGTTTAACGGAAAAGTTTAAGAAGGAATAA